A single window of Microplitis demolitor isolate Queensland-Clemson2020A chromosome 7, iyMicDemo2.1a, whole genome shotgun sequence DNA harbors:
- the LOC103571064 gene encoding zinc finger protein 544, with the protein MMNIHKISLKLCRLCGKEKSRGTDVFKDKIKGAVLVSIINKYFPKEVINVSISDTFSKYVCMDCEQKICSFDEFCLMVANVQKQLAAPSLEIDFAEDMLCHLKENEMSIEKPIANSRVRKKFMCEQCAKSFRCLSHLERHKRIHTGQRPFICNICSMSFNQQEVLRKHQESHQGKKEFRCETCLQSFRYKISLKSHMLNFHLESDQNSVVNPFNNNPLTCTECGKTFATKYKLQRHSRCHTGERPYSCNFCNRSFSQTGNLKLHLSKCSRSNMMPEGIEVGVDYGDGSLECRENVPESLTDQRLEPFPPVYITESEIQKTINETINSTDPNSSSYLIKSYDNQIYIDDEIETILDQDLGHLDASSEKMSLCLKQPETPELFHSLLYDV; encoded by the exons atgatgaatattCACAAGATAAGTTTGAAATTATGTAGACTGTGTGGAAAAGAAAAATCCCGAGGCACTGACGTCttcaaagataaaataaaaggagCAGTACTAGTttctattatcaataaatattttcctaAAGAg gTAATAAATGTTTCGATATCTGATACATTTTCCAAGTATGTCTGTATGGATTgtgaacaaaaaatatgcagcTTTGATGAGTTTTGTTTGATGGTAGCAAATGTTCAAAAACAACTTGCTGCTCCATCATTGGAAATTGATTTTGCAgag gatATGCTCTGTCAtctaaaagaaaatgaaatgtcTATAGAAAAACCCATAGCTAATTCCagggtaagaaaaaaattcatgtgcGAGCAGTGTGCTAAAAGTTTTCGATGCCTGTCACACCTAGAAAGACACAAACGCATTCACACTGGCCAGCGTCCGTTCATTtgtaat ATCTGCTCGATGTCATTCAATCAGCAGGAAGTATTGAGAAAACACCAGGAAAGTCATCAAGGAAAAAAAGAATTCCGATGCGAAACTTGTCTTCAATCGTTTCGTTacaaaatatctttaaaatccCACATGCTGAACTTCCATTTAGAGTCTGACCAGAACTCAGTGGTAAATCCTTTCAATAACAATCCGCTGACCTGTACCGAGTGCGGCAAAACATTCGCGACAAAGTACAAACTTCAGAGACACTCGCGTTGTCACACAGGGGAGAGACCTTAcagttgtaatttttgtaatcGATCGTTTTCACAGActggtaatttaaaattacacttaAGTAAATGCTCTCGTAGCAATATGATGCCAGAAGGAATAGAAGTAGGAGTTGACTATGGGGATGGTAGTCTTGAATGCCGGGAAAATGTACCTGAGTCTTTGACTGATCAAAGACTGGAACCTTTCCCGCCGGTTTATATAACCGAGAGCGAAATTCAAAAGACGATAAACGAAACTATAAATTCAACAGATCCAAACTCATCGTcatatttgataaaaagttatgacaatcaaatttatattgatgacGAAATAGAAACTATACTTGATCAAGATCTGGGACATCTAGATGCCAGCTCAGAAAAAATGTCTCTCTGTTTAAAACAGCCCGAGACCCCAGAATTATTCCACAGTCTACTGTATGAcgtttga